A single Petrotoga sp. 9PWA.NaAc.5.4 DNA region contains:
- a CDS encoding glycosyltransferase family 4 protein: protein MLLVQVLLSFLISVILVPFMIKIAKKFNIVDKPDNILKVHKEPTPYLGGIVIFLSVLPFYYKDLGFIIPAGLLTCIGLYDDIKRVSPFIRLIAEFIVVSMAIYYVAGIDQPFQFILLVITGIALINGVNMVDGMDGVCAGTAVVSLLFFAFISKNFGLLIFAAAISGFLIYNFHPAKIFLGDAGSYLIGYILFYSFSFLSGRSGRGGYFISLIITGFYFTDLTYAVIRRILNKKSPFLGDKDHIYDKIRKKFNKESKFVAVFTYLISSIFGIIGVISWDFQFIGVIIVIITFAFIGYYFKLYTYN from the coding sequence ATGTTGTTAGTTCAAGTGCTTCTTTCTTTTTTAATCTCGGTAATATTAGTTCCTTTTATGATAAAAATTGCCAAGAAGTTTAATATTGTTGATAAACCAGATAATATTTTAAAGGTTCACAAAGAACCTACACCATATTTAGGTGGAATAGTAATTTTTTTATCTGTGTTGCCTTTTTATTATAAGGATTTGGGATTTATAATTCCTGCAGGTCTATTAACCTGTATAGGTTTATACGATGATATAAAACGAGTCTCTCCCTTTATAAGATTAATAGCAGAATTTATCGTAGTATCTATGGCTATATATTACGTAGCAGGGATAGATCAACCATTTCAATTTATTTTGCTTGTTATAACAGGAATTGCCTTAATAAATGGAGTAAATATGGTTGATGGAATGGATGGAGTGTGTGCAGGTACGGCTGTTGTTAGTTTGTTATTTTTTGCTTTTATTTCTAAGAACTTTGGATTATTAATTTTTGCAGCAGCAATTTCAGGATTCTTGATTTATAATTTTCACCCTGCAAAGATTTTTCTAGGTGATGCCGGATCATATCTTATAGGATACATTTTGTTTTATTCTTTTTCTTTTTTGTCTGGAAGATCTGGAAGAGGCGGATATTTTATTTCTTTGATTATCACTGGTTTTTATTTTACTGATTTAACTTATGCTGTAATAAGGAGAATTTTGAATAAAAAATCTCCTTTTTTGGGCGATAAAGATCATATTTATGATAAAATAAGGAAAAAATTCAATAAGGAATCTAAGTTTGTTGCTGTTTTTACTTATTTAATTTCATCTATTTTTGGAATTATAGGAGTAATT
- a CDS encoding glycosyltransferase family 2 protein: MESGKEYKISVVLVTKNEEKTIESCLESLINQTKVPDEIIIVDGMSTDNTVEIVRKYQRKYNHIALFFNDKVYTPYGLNLGIRKSKGDFILIAGAHTIFNKYYIEKCINFLVKNHEAYAVGGITRSEAIDSNNFLEKAFAFVYSSPFGTAAKHRYDKSGEKEVDTVAYACYRKEVFEKIGYFDERLFRNQDIEFNYRMRKNGLKIYLMPIENTYFVPKNFSDFVKKNFSNGYWNFLTLKLAPHGISIRHFIPFIFTLYIFFLILFLIFSDNILFNLLFSSPILVYLLIDIYFSFKFAISSKNIRLFFYCLSMFPVLHISYGLGTLWSIIKSLQ, translated from the coding sequence TTGGAAAGTGGGAAAGAGTATAAAATTTCGGTAGTTTTAGTTACAAAAAATGAAGAAAAAACTATAGAATCTTGCCTTGAATCATTGATAAATCAAACGAAAGTTCCAGATGAGATTATAATTGTTGATGGAATGTCGACAGATAATACAGTTGAAATAGTAAGGAAGTATCAGAGAAAGTATAATCATATAGCATTATTTTTTAACGATAAGGTTTACACTCCATATGGTCTCAATTTAGGCATTAGAAAAAGTAAAGGGGATTTTATATTGATAGCAGGAGCTCACACAATATTCAATAAATATTATATAGAAAAATGTATAAATTTTCTTGTTAAAAATCATGAAGCTTATGCTGTAGGCGGTATTACTCGATCTGAAGCAATAGATAGTAATAATTTTTTAGAGAAGGCGTTTGCTTTTGTGTATTCTTCTCCTTTTGGTACAGCTGCTAAACATAGATACGATAAAAGTGGAGAAAAGGAAGTAGATACGGTTGCATATGCATGTTATAGAAAAGAAGTTTTTGAGAAAATAGGATACTTTGATGAACGATTGTTTAGAAATCAAGACATTGAATTTAATTATAGAATGAGAAAAAACGGATTGAAAATATATCTTATGCCGATTGAAAATACTTATTTTGTTCCTAAAAATTTCAGTGATTTTGTCAAAAAAAATTTTTCTAATGGATATTGGAACTTTTTAACCTTAAAATTAGCTCCTCATGGTATTTCCATTAGACATTTCATCCCTTTCATTTTTACGTTGTATATATTTTTTTTAATATTATTTTTAATATTTTCTGATAATATATTGTTTAATTTACTTTTTTCTTCTCCCATATTGGTATATTTGTTAATAGATATTTATTTTTCCTTTAAATTTGCAATAAGTAGCAAGAATATACGATTATTTTTCTACTGTTTGTCAATGTTTCCTGTTTTGCATATTTCTTATGGATTGGGGACATTGTGGAGTATAATTAAGTCATTGCAATGA
- a CDS encoding asparagine synthetase A produces the protein MEKVKSEGRKVDSVKLVEEYLKNETYKDALLIQSEILRFSREFLLSKGFIEFLPVIISTITDPLNHDVFDAQIDYYGYKYYVTKSMILQKQVGVLVHDKIFSVSPNLRLEREEKYQSGRHLIDFVQLDLEVKNAKREDIMDLMEDLIIYVIKNILDKYSDIILKYHPTLKIPSKPFEKITVKEAKLLYGNDYEVALSKHSEGPVWLIDMLILEREFYDKQNAKDPETLLDFDLIYPEGFGEGISGGERENEYEQIVKRIELKGNGLESYEDYLNIAKEGFLEPSAGCGIGIERFTRYILGLDHVEKSRLFAKAPGKFSI, from the coding sequence AAGTAAAAAGTGAAGGTAGAAAAGTTGACTCTGTTAAGTTGGTTGAAGAATATTTGAAAAACGAAACCTATAAAGATGCTTTATTGATTCAATCAGAAATTTTAAGGTTTTCTCGTGAATTTTTATTATCTAAAGGATTTATAGAATTCTTACCGGTAATTATTTCAACGATTACAGATCCATTGAATCATGATGTTTTTGATGCACAAATTGATTATTATGGTTATAAATACTATGTTACAAAATCTATGATCTTACAAAAACAGGTAGGAGTTCTTGTGCATGATAAAATATTTTCCGTTTCTCCAAATTTAAGGTTAGAAAGAGAAGAAAAGTATCAATCGGGACGTCATTTAATAGATTTTGTACAGTTAGATTTGGAAGTTAAAAATGCGAAAAGAGAAGATATTATGGATTTAATGGAAGATTTGATAATTTATGTTATTAAAAATATTTTAGACAAATATTCTGATATAATATTAAAGTATCATCCTACATTGAAAATTCCAAGTAAACCTTTTGAAAAAATTACTGTTAAAGAAGCTAAACTCCTTTATGGCAATGATTATGAAGTTGCTTTGTCAAAGCATAGCGAAGGACCAGTTTGGTTGATAGATATGCTTATATTAGAAAGAGAGTTTTATGACAAACAGAATGCTAAAGATCCAGAAACTTTGTTGGATTTTGATTTGATTTATCCTGAAGGTTTTGGTGAGGGTATATCTGGTGGAGAAAGAGAAAATGAATACGAACAGATAGTAAAAAGGATAGAATTAAAGGGTAATGGTTTGGAAAGTTATGAAGATTATTTAAATATTGCAAAAGAAGGATTTTTAGAACCTTCTGCTGGATGTGGAATAGGCATAGAAAGGTTTACGAGGTATATCTTAGGCCTTGATCATGTGGAGAAATCAAGACTTTTTGCAAAAGCACCTGGGAAATTTTCAATTTAA